CATAAACCCTTCAGCAAAATCTGCGAGCTGCTCGTCACGCTGCTCTTCATCCAACAAGGACAGCAAAGAATATTCATTACGCTTTAAATAACTGTATTGCTGATTTATATGACCTTCAACCCCCGCTTTAATAGCCTGTGTTTGCTCAGAGAAAAGGCTAGGCAACCAACTTTCTGGCGCAAGTGGCTTTGTCGCCAAATTTGCCGCCAAAGTGACGCCTTCAAGGTACAGTGCAGATTCTTCAGTTTGGGATGGTTCAAGTGTCAGTAGTTGATAAGTCATTATCTGATTCAGTGTTGCAAGATTCTCGCGCCATTATAACCCTATGCATCGCTGCGGGTCACTCAAGTCTTGATAAGTTACGTGTACGGCCCTAGTTCATCCATCAGCGAAATTCATATGCATTTTAGTGACCACCTGCTCCGATCTTGCTTTCTAATGTACGAATAGAAGCTTTCACAAATCAGGACTCGTCCTTTGCTTTAAGCTGATAAAAGTGAAATCAAAGTTTTCACGCTCAAATCCAATACTGTTGCCATTATGGATTGATTGATAAACACATCAGAGTATAGTTGCCACTTTCAACACACCATAAGAGGAAGTGAACACCTGTGTTAATGACGCCGCCCTAAATGCTCCACCCCTCTACAGCTTTCACAGCTAACCGAGCACAATACTAGCCCATAGTATCTTGCTCATTCGCTCCGTTTGTTAAACAACCGCCTTCATTTGGCTGTTTAATCACGCTAAAACTTTATCAAAGAAGCACCTACTCTCACTTCAGTTCTATTTCTGATGCGTTTTGCCGTGCCTAAATTGAGAATTCAATGTACCAAAATATGAAACTTGATTGGATGTCTAACATCCGAGGTGATCTACTTGCAGGTCTCGTTGTTGCGCTTGCTTTAATTCCAGAAGCTATCGCCTTTTCAATCATCGCGGGCGTCGACCCTAAAGTCGGACTATATGCCTCTTTCAGCATTTCCGTTGTGATTGCGTTTACTGGCGGACGATCAGGGATGGTTTCCGCGGCCACGGGGGCCATGGCATTGTTAATGGTCACCTTAGTCAAAGAGCATGGGTTAGAATATTTACTAGCCGTTACCGTGCTGACTGGCATACTGCAAATTTTAGCCGGATATTTAAAGCTTGGTAGTCTCATGCGCTTTGTTTCACGTTCCGTTGTGACTGGCTTTGTTAATGCTCTTGCTATCTTAATTTTCCTTGCTCAACTGCCGGAACTCATCGACGTAACTTGGCAAGTATATGCGATGACTGTCGGCGGACTTGGTATCATTTACCTGTTCCCGTACCTCCCCTTTATTGGTAAACGAATACCTTCACCTTTGGTGTGTATCATCACTCTGACGGTAATCAAAATCTGGTTCGAAATTGATATTCGTACCGTCGGTGATATGGGTACCTTACCCGATACCTTACCTATTTTCTTATGGCCTGATGTACCTCTCAATTTAAAAACCTTGTCTATCATTTTTCCCTACGCCGTTGGACTTGCTCTAGTAGGTTTATTGGAATCGATGATGACAGCTACGATTGTTGACGACCTTACCGAAACAAGCAGTGATAAAAACCGAGAATGTAAAGGCCAAGGTATGGCCAACATTTTTACAGGCCTGCTTGGCGGCATGGCTGGGTGTGCGATGATAGGGCAATCCATGATCAATATTAAGTCAGGTGGTCGAGGAAGATTGTCGACGCTATCTGCTGGTGTGTTCTTGCTTATAATCGTTGTGTTTCTTAGCCCATGGCTAAATCAAGTCCCAATGGCGGCACTTGTCGCTGTGATGATTATGGTTGCCATCAGTACATTTTCATGGAGCTCAATTCGCGACATCAAGAAGCACCCTTTATCGACTAATATAGTGATGCTTGCTACCGTCTTTATTGTTGTAGCTACACACAACTTAGCAATAGGTGTACTGGTTGGTGTGCTACTAGCATCGTTATTCTTCGCAAACAAAATCAGTCGAATGATGATAATCAAAACGGACATCACACAGAAGAACCACCGCAGATACATGGTTA
This window of the Vibrio neptunius genome carries:
- a CDS encoding SulP family inorganic anion transporter translates to MYQNMKLDWMSNIRGDLLAGLVVALALIPEAIAFSIIAGVDPKVGLYASFSISVVIAFTGGRSGMVSAATGAMALLMVTLVKEHGLEYLLAVTVLTGILQILAGYLKLGSLMRFVSRSVVTGFVNALAILIFLAQLPELIDVTWQVYAMTVGGLGIIYLFPYLPFIGKRIPSPLVCIITLTVIKIWFEIDIRTVGDMGTLPDTLPIFLWPDVPLNLKTLSIIFPYAVGLALVGLLESMMTATIVDDLTETSSDKNRECKGQGMANIFTGLLGGMAGCAMIGQSMINIKSGGRGRLSTLSAGVFLLIIVVFLSPWLNQVPMAALVAVMIMVAISTFSWSSIRDIKKHPLSTNIVMLATVFIVVATHNLAIGVLVGVLLASLFFANKISRMMIIKTDITQKNHRRYMVIGQVFFVSSEKFIELFDLKEVVESVVIDLSKAHFWDVTSVSALDKVIVKFRLQGTHVELIGMNQATRTLVEKFGVHDKPEQVEKLLVGH